Proteins from a single region of Leuconostoc gasicomitatum LMG 18811:
- a CDS encoding DUF2992 family protein, whose amino-acid sequence MHQNSNFLSLTIIFDQHFYVGIFERRTGNTYEVSKINLGTSEPRDSSI is encoded by the coding sequence ATGCACCAAAATAGTAACTTTTTGTCGTTGACCATTATTTTTGATCAACATTTTTATGTTGGAATTTTTGAACGGCGAACTGGCAATACTTATGAGGTTTCAAAAATAAATTTGGGTACTTCAGAACCTCGTGATAGCTCGATTTAA
- a CDS encoding cell division protein FtsK translates to MFRKIKYSDQYLAKTLFKRTLLFIFLLVNVLFISWYISIFRELMREKFSWWDMSPIGLSFLVTIVFSWSLFWFYKHYAPTHADLFSRYLKRIEFQQMISLLVVSKGFFDTESMDNNTYLTYYPKLKIKVKHTTGQLLIEEPIDGEKYMAQFASGDFDQSVEIALLADRQTTEFMKNKMISTFAFEPIKFRRQLLALHPQRGRLQIAKGIDWKYDTFYNALISGNVGTGKSYTIFSILGQLLQLTKYVDIIDPKRSDLASLKYIDALKGRVHSTPTEINQAVIKYYQNMMARAEKMEKIKATGKIGTYKDYHFEPCFLVFDEFGAFREMNDRLSFSDPAYEAYQTAMSNLNEIAMLGRELGFYLIIGMQRPSADSLPIAIRGQLNLRINMGVPTPEIEKMVFPDNDKQLRPLSSQLKGWGFIKVGDSQVRAFFAPEVPKEFNLHQWLGEQIEIRKQRVS, encoded by the coding sequence ATGTTTAGAAAAATTAAATACAGTGATCAATATTTAGCAAAGACTTTGTTTAAGAGGACTTTACTTTTTATTTTTTTACTGGTTAATGTTTTGTTTATATCGTGGTACATCTCTATTTTTAGAGAATTGATGCGTGAGAAATTTAGTTGGTGGGATATGTCACCAATTGGACTTAGCTTTCTAGTAACCATAGTTTTCAGTTGGAGTTTGTTTTGGTTTTATAAACATTACGCACCAACACACGCTGACCTATTTTCCCGCTACTTAAAACGAATTGAATTTCAGCAGATGATTAGTCTGCTAGTTGTTTCTAAAGGTTTTTTTGATACAGAAAGTATGGACAATAATACTTATTTAACTTACTATCCAAAACTAAAAATCAAGGTGAAGCATACCACTGGGCAACTATTGATTGAAGAGCCAATTGATGGTGAAAAGTATATGGCACAATTTGCGAGTGGTGATTTTGATCAAAGTGTTGAAATAGCCTTATTAGCTGACCGACAAACAACTGAATTTATGAAAAATAAAATGATTAGTACGTTTGCGTTTGAACCGATTAAATTTAGACGGCAGTTATTGGCATTACATCCACAAAGAGGTCGCTTACAAATTGCCAAAGGGATTGATTGGAAATATGACACCTTTTATAATGCGTTAATTTCTGGAAATGTCGGAACAGGTAAGTCCTATACAATTTTCTCCATCTTAGGACAATTACTACAACTTACTAAATACGTTGATATTATTGACCCCAAGCGCTCTGATTTAGCCAGTTTGAAATATATTGATGCCTTAAAAGGTAGAGTACACAGTACACCAACTGAAATTAATCAAGCAGTCATTAAGTATTATCAAAATATGATGGCACGAGCTGAAAAAATGGAGAAAATTAAAGCGACCGGAAAAATTGGGACATATAAGGATTATCATTTTGAGCCATGTTTTTTAGTGTTTGATGAGTTTGGTGCTTTTCGAGAAATGAATGACCGGCTATCGTTTAGTGATCCCGCCTATGAAGCCTATCAAACAGCCATGTCTAATTTAAATGAGATTGCTATGCTTGGACGTGAATTGGGATTCTATCTTATTATCGGTATGCAACGACCTAGTGCAGATAGTCTACCAATAGCAATTCGTGGACAATTGAATTTACGCATTAATATGGGGGTGCCAACACCAGAAATTGAAAAAATGGTGTTTCCAGACAATGATAAACAACTTCGTCCGTTATCTTCGCAACTAAAAGGATGGGGCTTTATCAAAGTAGGTGATAGTCAAGTGCGTGCTTTCTTTGCGCCAGAAGTACCCAAAGAGTTCAACTTGCATCAATGGTTAGGCGAGCAGATAGAAATACGAAAACAGAGGGTTTCTTAA
- a CDS encoding thioredoxin domain-containing protein, with amino-acid sequence MKQRIKRPDKNTPSRSLTKIIIIKVLPVIVFLVAGFLLVPYGSLYFQNNKVNTIQPKNEAVLFYKANCPHCQKVYPKIFWHNVLNLKNESKQIQTINVQNANNKHYIAEFAIQSTPTFMKTTNINQRLVSTNSQQIKQFIQTGGH; translated from the coding sequence ATGAAACAACGTATTAAGCGACCTGATAAAAACACACCATCAAGGTCGCTGACAAAAATAATAATCATCAAAGTATTACCAGTCATAGTATTTCTAGTGGCTGGTTTTTTATTGGTTCCGTATGGATCACTGTATTTTCAAAACAATAAAGTGAACACGATTCAACCCAAGAATGAAGCAGTGCTCTTCTACAAGGCCAATTGTCCACATTGTCAAAAGGTCTATCCTAAAATATTTTGGCATAATGTTTTGAACCTTAAAAATGAATCGAAGCAGATTCAAACAATTAATGTTCAAAATGCTAATAATAAACACTATATTGCTGAATTTGCTATTCAATCGACACCAACTTTTATGAAAACAACCAATATCAATCAACGGTTAGTTTCTACCAATAGTCAACAAATCAAACAATTTATTCAGACAGGAGGTCATTAA
- a CDS encoding CD3337/EF1877 family mobilome membrane protein, whose protein sequence is MKKILLTIAVLLGTAFFVPQNVVFADGTIGSSNANSSVIGKNNKSSLNTNTTKQTNSLSTDGSPANQSESTIRDKLGETTGSPDMNWVTSNILANYKIYHEDGSITDFALGASHIVTDLFTAINLNIVYPLFDQSLSTMFDLTNITNGVNNILTDVGQYTKSSWQSQAFKGLLYLAFGVGLVWVFSKTFNHGGGLKSILTVLVIAIIGTAWVGSGSKVLQTINTLTSQAQTQVFTATSNINQTSFSDTGDSFQNALRYVYFQKAVARPFALGNFGQADVASAYQNKDKQGNPYRLIGGNVDDKVIASFASKNHYISKDGGLEWYQSAIAFMSPVMSVAYGVPLLMIGLANLLVQLGAVLLYYLAPFTILISLLPKFANSALKTAMGALGLLFAKVGLLFGIMFVSWVGNVTDVVVPVKGSASAMLNSIVYITLMILLWKNKSWLVQTITGSSVANNAMNKISMTKAGRKALNATGEMKHRANQLYSGARSGFNQGKQWRDNYQTKHNSEFDDNALRAELQAEQQDQRKQDRKEYLAKDMQKHARKIRKQRAERLKKMKQQKHQTNEPQHEPDNTARYQRSKKLKADQISTQEYVDVPKTRTRYVVKNTANAINHKPYLRAKRLKKPLPNDFNQKLQQNIDQHQQRKERLEQELK, encoded by the coding sequence ATGAAAAAAATATTATTGACCATAGCGGTGTTATTAGGCACGGCTTTTTTTGTACCACAAAATGTAGTGTTCGCTGATGGCACGATTGGCTCATCAAATGCGAATAGTAGTGTGATTGGCAAGAATAACAAGAGTAGTTTGAACACAAATACCACTAAACAGACCAATAGTCTTAGTACTGATGGTTCACCAGCTAATCAAAGTGAAAGTACCATTAGAGACAAACTAGGCGAAACCACTGGTTCACCGGATATGAACTGGGTGACGAGTAACATTTTAGCCAATTACAAAATTTATCACGAAGATGGCTCGATTACTGATTTTGCTTTAGGGGCTTCACATATTGTCACTGATTTATTTACCGCGATTAATTTAAATATTGTTTATCCTTTGTTTGATCAATCGCTATCGACGATGTTTGATCTCACTAACATTACCAATGGGGTAAACAATATCTTAACCGATGTCGGGCAATACACGAAAAGTTCCTGGCAGAGTCAAGCTTTTAAAGGTTTGCTTTACTTAGCCTTTGGTGTTGGTCTCGTTTGGGTGTTTTCTAAAACCTTTAATCATGGTGGTGGGTTGAAATCTATTCTCACTGTCTTAGTGATTGCTATTATTGGTACCGCTTGGGTTGGTTCGGGGAGCAAAGTCCTGCAAACGATTAATACCTTAACCTCACAAGCCCAGACACAGGTCTTTACGGCTACTAGTAATATTAACCAGACGAGCTTTTCTGATACCGGTGATAGTTTTCAAAATGCTTTACGTTATGTCTACTTTCAAAAAGCCGTAGCCAGACCATTTGCACTAGGCAACTTTGGTCAAGCTGATGTTGCGAGTGCTTATCAAAACAAGGATAAACAGGGAAATCCTTATCGCTTAATTGGGGGCAATGTCGATGATAAAGTAATTGCGAGCTTTGCTAGTAAAAATCATTATATCTCCAAAGATGGCGGTCTTGAATGGTATCAATCAGCGATTGCTTTTATGTCACCGGTCATGTCCGTGGCTTATGGCGTGCCATTACTAATGATTGGGTTAGCTAATTTATTAGTACAACTTGGCGCTGTCTTGTTGTACTATCTAGCACCATTTACGATTTTGATTTCATTGTTACCAAAATTTGCCAATAGTGCTTTAAAAACAGCCATGGGCGCACTCGGCTTACTCTTTGCAAAAGTTGGTTTGTTATTTGGTATCATGTTTGTTTCTTGGGTAGGTAATGTGACTGATGTCGTTGTCCCTGTTAAAGGGAGTGCCAGTGCGATGTTAAACTCCATTGTCTACATTACCTTAATGATCTTGCTGTGGAAAAATAAAAGTTGGCTCGTGCAAACGATTACTGGCTCAAGTGTTGCGAATAATGCTATGAATAAAATCAGTATGACTAAAGCTGGTCGTAAAGCCTTAAATGCGACTGGTGAAATGAAGCATCGGGCGAATCAACTATATAGTGGCGCTAGAAGTGGTTTCAATCAAGGCAAGCAGTGGCGTGACAACTATCAAACGAAACACAATTCAGAATTTGATGACAACGCCTTACGTGCTGAGTTACAAGCCGAACAACAAGACCAACGCAAGCAAGATCGCAAAGAATATTTAGCCAAAGATATGCAAAAGCACGCGCGCAAGATTCGCAAACAACGTGCTGAACGACTAAAGAAGATGAAACAGCAAAAGCACCAAACAAATGAGCCACAACATGAACCTGATAACACCGCTCGTTATCAACGTTCTAAAAAGCTCAAAGCAGACCAGATTTCCACACAAGAGTATGTAGATGTACCGAAGACTCGAACCCGATATGTTGTCAAAAATACAGCCAACGCCATTAATCATAAGCCTTACTTACGTGCCAAAAGATTGAAAAAGCCATTACCCAACGATTTTAATCAGAAGTTACAACAAAATATTGATCAACACCAACAAAGAAAAGAACGACTTGAGCAGGAATTGAAATGA
- a CDS encoding phage tail tip lysozyme codes for MKKLLKGYLIAILGLVFLIILILGMFAGNSNQCQSTNTSVTVTTSADKEALAKSIHDNLKKVSGVTEAGIAGYLGNMEVESGFNPKSIESNATYDESKAMNASLRGYAFGLNQWDSARRVALLTYAKTQNKQWSDASLQLNFALNHDGTNSDLLKQGLKMTDVNQATEFLRAKWERGGQGTTTKRQAFARNWYAKFSNGSSNTAVDTATNGTETTQNTDNTTHNASGCATNVTQGMGTSGAPVKEIPSAYKNKIKNTNFTATSSTNTYAFGQCTWYVFNRMQELGTPVENGLGNGADWGKHAKAKGYKTDSQPHVGWAVSFSQGADGADATYGHVAVVEAISDDKKHFLVSECNVVSSGSGTVSFRELTAGTGVTFIQGK; via the coding sequence ATGAAAAAACTGCTTAAAGGTTATTTAATAGCGATTCTTGGTCTGGTGTTTTTAATTATCTTAATATTGGGTATGTTTGCGGGCAACAGTAACCAATGTCAATCAACAAACACGTCTGTCACTGTGACAACTAGTGCTGATAAGGAGGCATTAGCTAAATCCATTCATGATAATTTGAAAAAAGTATCGGGTGTTACTGAAGCTGGCATTGCCGGCTATTTGGGAAATATGGAAGTTGAAAGTGGTTTCAACCCGAAAAGTATTGAATCCAATGCTACTTATGATGAGAGCAAAGCCATGAATGCTAGTTTAAGGGGTTATGCTTTTGGACTTAATCAATGGGATAGTGCCAGACGAGTGGCTTTATTAACTTATGCCAAAACCCAAAATAAGCAGTGGTCAGATGCTAGTTTACAATTAAATTTTGCTTTAAATCATGACGGTACTAATTCTGATTTGTTAAAACAAGGGTTGAAGATGACTGATGTCAATCAAGCCACTGAATTTCTAAGAGCTAAATGGGAACGTGGTGGTCAAGGGACAACCACTAAACGGCAAGCTTTTGCTCGTAATTGGTATGCCAAGTTTTCAAATGGGTCATCAAATACAGCCGTTGATACCGCAACGAATGGCACAGAAACCACACAAAACACGGATAACACGACCCATAATGCTAGTGGCTGTGCAACTAATGTGACGCAAGGAATGGGTACGAGTGGGGCACCGGTAAAAGAAATTCCTAGTGCTTATAAAAATAAAATCAAGAATACGAACTTTACCGCTACCTCATCCACGAATACTTATGCTTTTGGCCAATGTACTTGGTATGTTTTTAACCGTATGCAAGAGTTAGGAACACCAGTTGAGAATGGTTTAGGTAATGGTGCTGATTGGGGTAAGCATGCAAAAGCAAAAGGTTATAAAACGGATAGTCAGCCCCACGTTGGTTGGGCAGTGAGTTTCTCACAAGGCGCCGACGGAGCAGATGCCACTTATGGACACGTTGCCGTTGTTGAAGCAATCAGTGATGATAAAAAACATTTCTTAGTTAGTGAATGCAATGTCGTTAGTAGTGGGTCTGGTACAGTAAGTTTCCGTGAGTTAACGGCTGGCACAGGGGTCACTTTTATTCAAGGCAAATAA
- a CDS encoding ATP-binding protein — MGKKVNIKYENPVVQYQDNLLLTTVGDVWAYYQLKPFQINVANVQDKQSFKESFIDVFERLQKYDDVDLKLIPADMDLAGRIQGTSPDWAKDIAEVAQYYMGQEEVNILESEFQPAIRDEFYIGVKLKNTNVGDDLKDKFQFATDLILRRLAETMRYQVKFDAQFFERFTTMNDDVLGILRPLDATKISEAKLINLLGTSYHHQNIKDFANMRDTTFDLAKMGIVKRETKTATDYISHLVLNLPDRLDNLALIPEIQSFKFPVEVHIKVNFPQRDGFKGMKQETRSSKGKYKDELRDALISDDDSSQRSKTNYALAQELADVMDRKDAFMQWLLVLVIRDDDLKQLKQKIRMVKTRLSTFNRDIEVFQPSFNQEILLYQNLPATNLGVFKRWRQFTTAPALAQLMFGTSHELGSRTGFYIGRVLDTNRYFSVDSAVASSRTLLLINPVIANKGIVGAKTDSPHIAITGDTGQGKSFLVKILLLYLAMFDVKLLYVDPKQEVRRWFQASLQDNDNPFFTELMNAFHYVTLNANDSSNVGVLDPMLTLNSQSTIDEIPSVLTLVKEMLVQIRAISQDMELDTALTNAIKQVCNQRLAGEKVGTIAIIDILKHGSEKSKQLANYYESVIPDSMLKLAFSDGHTDSIEFNKQRTILEVTGLDLPHADQKSSSYTETQKYSVSIMLALGKYLEKFGREDTTRFSAEIIDEAWIFNASPAGRKVLDGIKRLGRSENNMLIYSTQRVGDVNDEKSNGQYGQIFAFDSADERERESIIQHFGLPVTKANLEMLKDLKKGQCLFRDIYGRVGKVVIHSLFEEWTKAFKTVDKNAGAELEAQYGS; from the coding sequence ATGGGTAAAAAAGTAAACATCAAATACGAAAATCCAGTTGTACAATACCAAGATAACTTGCTATTAACTACGGTCGGTGATGTTTGGGCTTATTATCAATTGAAACCATTTCAAATCAATGTTGCCAACGTTCAAGACAAACAAAGCTTTAAAGAGAGTTTTATTGATGTCTTTGAACGTTTGCAAAAATATGATGATGTGGACTTAAAACTCATTCCCGCTGACATGGACTTAGCCGGACGAATTCAAGGGACTAGTCCTGATTGGGCTAAAGATATTGCCGAGGTGGCGCAGTATTACATGGGGCAAGAAGAAGTCAATATTTTAGAAAGTGAATTTCAACCAGCTATTCGTGATGAGTTTTATATCGGTGTGAAACTCAAAAATACCAATGTAGGTGATGACTTAAAAGATAAGTTTCAATTTGCTACGGATTTAATTTTAAGACGACTAGCCGAAACCATGCGTTATCAAGTGAAGTTTGATGCTCAGTTTTTTGAGCGCTTTACGACGATGAATGATGACGTGTTAGGTATTTTAAGACCCTTAGATGCCACTAAAATCAGTGAAGCTAAACTGATTAATTTATTAGGTACGAGTTATCATCATCAAAACATCAAAGACTTTGCCAATATGCGGGACACGACTTTTGATTTAGCCAAAATGGGCATTGTCAAAAGAGAAACAAAAACAGCAACGGATTACATCAGTCACTTAGTATTAAACTTGCCCGACCGTTTGGATAATCTGGCCTTGATTCCGGAAATTCAATCTTTTAAGTTTCCTGTTGAAGTCCATATCAAAGTCAACTTTCCCCAACGTGATGGCTTTAAAGGTATGAAGCAAGAAACTAGAAGTTCGAAAGGAAAGTACAAAGATGAACTGCGTGATGCCTTAATTAGTGATGATGATAGTTCGCAACGGTCTAAAACTAATTATGCGTTAGCGCAAGAATTAGCTGATGTCATGGATCGCAAAGATGCTTTTATGCAGTGGTTATTAGTTTTAGTCATTCGTGATGATGATTTAAAACAATTAAAGCAAAAAATTCGTATGGTCAAGACTAGGCTATCAACATTTAATCGTGATATTGAGGTGTTCCAGCCAAGTTTTAATCAAGAAATATTGTTATATCAAAATCTACCAGCAACGAACTTAGGCGTGTTTAAACGGTGGCGACAATTCACTACTGCGCCTGCCTTAGCACAACTCATGTTTGGCACCAGTCATGAATTAGGTTCAAGGACTGGTTTTTATATTGGGCGAGTATTAGATACGAATCGTTATTTTAGTGTGGATAGTGCGGTCGCTTCTTCAAGAACGTTACTGCTAATTAACCCAGTGATTGCCAATAAAGGGATTGTTGGGGCTAAAACCGATAGTCCACATATTGCCATTACTGGTGATACTGGACAAGGGAAATCCTTTTTAGTTAAAATTCTGTTACTTTACTTAGCGATGTTTGATGTGAAATTACTTTACGTGGATCCAAAACAAGAAGTTAGACGCTGGTTTCAGGCTTCATTACAAGATAACGATAATCCGTTCTTTACCGAGTTGATGAATGCTTTTCACTATGTGACTTTAAATGCTAATGACAGTTCCAACGTAGGCGTGTTAGACCCAATGTTAACCTTGAACAGTCAAAGTACGATTGATGAAATTCCGAGCGTTTTGACTTTGGTCAAGGAAATGTTAGTACAAATTCGTGCTATCTCTCAGGATATGGAGTTAGACACAGCGCTAACCAATGCGATTAAACAAGTTTGTAATCAACGGTTGGCTGGTGAAAAAGTCGGTACGATAGCCATTATTGATATCTTGAAGCATGGTTCTGAAAAATCTAAACAGCTTGCCAATTATTATGAAAGTGTGATTCCCGACAGTATGTTAAAACTAGCCTTTAGTGATGGTCATACGGATAGTATTGAATTTAATAAACAACGGACAATTCTAGAAGTGACGGGATTAGATTTACCGCATGCCGACCAAAAGTCGAGCAGTTATACAGAAACACAAAAGTATTCGGTCTCGATTATGTTGGCATTAGGTAAATACTTAGAGAAATTTGGGCGTGAAGATACCACTCGATTTAGTGCCGAAATTATTGATGAAGCGTGGATATTCAATGCTTCACCAGCTGGACGAAAAGTCCTAGATGGCATTAAACGATTGGGGCGGTCAGAAAATAATATGTTGATTTATTCTACCCAAAGAGTTGGTGATGTCAATGATGAAAAGAGTAATGGGCAGTATGGTCAGATTTTTGCTTTTGATAGTGCCGATGAAAGAGAGCGAGAAAGCATTATTCAACACTTTGGTTTACCAGTGACCAAAGCTAATCTGGAAATGCTCAAAGACTTGAAAAAAGGACAATGTTTATTCCGTGATATTTATGGTCGTGTGGGCAAGGTGGTGATTCACTCATTATTTGAAGAATGGACAAAAGCCTTTAAGACCGTTGACAAAAATGCTGGTGCAGAACTTGAAGCACAGTATGGCTCGTAA